In Podarcis muralis chromosome 14, rPodMur119.hap1.1, whole genome shotgun sequence, one genomic interval encodes:
- the LIPC gene encoding hepatic triacylglycerol lipase has protein sequence MRSFLIFSLLFLSCLAVSPEIPKNRKKKGPQLQPIQRTSHSRSETKFLLYSNTIEEGCLIEFNQFDTLEKCRFNASLPLVMIVHGWSVDGRLEGWIWKLAEALKSQLTQTNVIITDWLALAHAHYPIAVQNTRDVGQEIARFLEWLEESVQFSRGNAHLIGYSLGAHVSGFAGSYIRGARKIGRITGLDPAGPLFEGMSPTDRLSPDDADFVDAIHTFTQQQMGLSVGIKQPVAHFDFYPNGGTFQPGCHIMHVYNHIVQYGITGLAQTVKCAHERSVHLFIDSLWHNNQHIKGYWCKDMQTFDKGRCLSCRAKRCNILGYHIRKERVPGSRQLFLKTRAQVPFKVHHYQFKFRFINEFKERQIDPTFTISLTGSKDNVENLSITLVEGITGNKTYTFLVPLEIDIGELMMIKLKWEGIAIWENIWNTVQTIIPWGKGDRRLGLIMETIRVKAGETQQKMTFCSQSLDDLHLYPGQEKMFVRCEVSSQRLR, from the exons GGCCACaactgcagccaatccaaaggaCCAGTCATTCCCGCTCCGAAACAAAGTTCCTGCTCTACTCAAATACCATTGAAGAAGGCTGCCTGATCGAATTTAACCAGTTCGATACTCTTGAAAAATGCCGTTTCAATGCCTCTCTTCCTTTGGTGATGATAGTCCACGGATGGTCG GTGGATGGAAGGCTAGAAGGCTGGATTTGGAAGCTGGCCGAAGCCCTGAAATCCCAGCTGACACAAACAAACGTGATCATCACTGATTGGCTGGCCCTTGCGCATGCGCACTACCCCATTGCAGTGCAGAACACCCGAGACGTTGGCCAAGAAATCGCTCGATTCCTGGAATGGCTGGAG GAATCTGTCCAGTTCTCCAGAGGCAATGCTCACCTGATTGGGTACAGCCTTGGCGCTCACGTCTCTGGCTTTGCCGGCAGCTACATTAGGGGTGCAAGGAAGATTGGCAGAATTACAG GCCTTGACCCGGCTGGCCCTCTCTTTGAAGGCATGTCCCCAACAGACCGCTTATCACCAGATGATGCAGACTTTGTCGATGCCATCCACACCTTCACCCAGCAGCAAATGGGCCTCAGCGTTGGCATCAAGCAGCCTGTTGCTCACTTTGACTTCTACCCCAATGGAGGGACTTTTCAGCCTGGATGCCACATCATGCATGTCTATAATCACATCGTGCAGTATGGAATTACAG GTCTGGCTCAGACCGTGAAGTGTGCGCACGAAAGGTCCGTCCACCTCTTCATCGACTCCCTGTGGCACAACAACCAGCATATCAAGGGCTACTGGTGCAAAGACATGCAGACCTTTGACAAGGGCCGGTGCCTCAGCTGCAGGGCAAAGAGGTGCAACATCCTGGGCTACCATATCCGGAAGGAGAGGGTCCCTGGCAGCCGGCAGCTGTTCCTGAAGACACGAGCCCAGGTGCCTTTCAAAG TTCATCACTATCAGTTCAAGTTCCGTTTCATCAACGAATTCAAAGAGAGGCAAATAGATCCAACATTCACAATCTCACTGACAGGCAGCAAAGACAACGTTGAAAACCTCTCCATCACTTT AGTCGAAGGCATTACAGGGAATAAAACATACACTTTTCTTGTGCCTCTGGAAATTGATATTGGTGAGCTGATGATGATCAAGTTGAAGTGGGAAGGGATTGCAATTTGGGAAAACATCTGGAACACTGTTCAAACAATCATCCCATGGGGAAAGGGTGACCGCCGACTGGGACTCATCATGGAGACGATACGAGTCAAGGCAGGCGAAACTCAACAGAA AATGACATTCTGCTCTCAAAGCCTTGACGATTTACACCTCTATCCAGGCCAGGAGAAAATGTTTGTAAGATGTGAAGTAAGCTCCCAGCGGCTCAGGTGA